One stretch of Ooceraea biroi isolate clonal line C1 chromosome 4, Obir_v5.4, whole genome shotgun sequence DNA includes these proteins:
- the LOC105284789 gene encoding uncharacterized protein LOC105284789 produces the protein MMMPPPQVVGVLLKKPGQQTHPRLPPLDPQETKIRGELYVEDLAERRTVSIRMGWLWVEGTPMRLPLRALNLRQASPNLCQPHPFALGFTLSNPQGHSLATFWAETEPIYWSWVRAIAAELVRQTPFRAQRCLNFLEILTICPRGPVPDSPTETRRRSRSELRCWPSDSPTEKTMMTGTTILDESRRRARSELRGWSSSNSSDEDLLGEFRSIPAIINTKDQPVGRAWGCSESSEGSDDSLPWGGVCRSSVDSVDSSSVPLAEPETREQRIQRYKETRRRENEARSRRVLEEDARRRRARAEENNNNLPKIYSPGRTRGRIYSTVNDNDDVRPTRSPRKERPDRPTDTTMRNENSMVDRLPPVKPNESSGTVRFSTEENHRNEDDKRNNNSPKNDNSSPGILRSDMSERRSRARERRSFRDKGQSLHTQQLTSTNTSIGSIGTTTISNSVETLRERKERLALLTSRIPVPRQSLQSYSKAMDCPTVVSPRSPSSPSALQPPCEEDVAKLLERCQRVDHYVPVREKLTLFESLSRLGGRLARSTEDLGRTSSKPSPRGKQRARSLHDLNRGARAVPVREMCRFFEGDVEQDACQKAMMLAKTRFSDPPTKNTWKDPCSKYEAPCISASARKKHYPK, from the exons GCGAGCTGTATGTGGAAGATCTAGCCGAGAGAAGGACGGTTTCCATCAGGATGGGCTGGCTGTGGGTCGAGGGCACCCCGATGAGGCTGCCACTGAGGGCGTTGAACCTCCGTCAAGCATCTCCCAATCTCTGTCAACCGCACCCGTTCGCCCTGGGTTTCACCCTGAGCAATCCGCAGGGTCATTCGCTCGCCACTTTTTGG GCGGAGACGGAACCAATCTACTGGTCCTGGGTCAGAGCGATCGCGGCCGAGCTGGTCCGGCAGACGCCGTTTCGCGCTCAACGATGCTTGAACTTCCTGGAGATACTGACCATTTGCCCGAGAGGCCCGGTTCCAGACAGCCCGACGGAAACGAGGCGGCGGTCCCGTAGCGAGTTGCGTTGCTGGCCGAGTGATTCGCCGACGGAGAAGACGATGATGACCGGGACGACGATACTCGACGAGTCCAGACGGAGAGCGAGAAGCGAGCTGCGAGGTTGGTCTAGCAGTAACTCGAGCGACGAGGACCTGTTGGGAGAATTCCGCAGTATCCCCGCTATAATCAACACCAAGGATCAGCCGGTCGGTAGGGCGTGGGGTTGCAGCGAGAGTAGCGAGGGTAGTGACGATAGTCTTCCATGGGGTGGCGTGTGCCGGTCTAGTGTGGACTCCGTGGACTCGAGTAGCGTACCGTTAGCGGAACCGGAAACGCGCGAGCAGAGGATACAGAGGTACAAGGAGACCCGCAGACGCGAGAACGAGGCGAGAAGTCGAAGGGTCCTCGAGGAGGATGCGAGACGGCGACGAGCGAGAGCCGAGGAGAATAACAACAATCTGCCGAAGATCTACAGTCCTGGTAGAACGAGAGGCAGGATCTACTCGACTGTCAATGACAACGATGACGTTCGTCCGACACGCTCGCCCAGGAAGGAACGTCCCGATCGACCGACCGACACGACAATGCGAAACGAAAACTCAATGGTTGACCGACTGCCTCCGGTGAAGCCAAACGAGTCCTCCGGTACCGTGAGATTCTCCACCGAAGAGAATCACCGGAACGAAGACGACAAGCGGAACAACAATAGTCCGAAGAACGATAACAGCAGCCCCGGGATACTCAGATCGGACATGAGTGAGAGGAGAAGCAGAGCCAGGGAGAGGAGGTCCTTTCGCGACAAAGGGCAATCACTACACACCCAGCAATTGACTAGTACCAACACCAGCATTGGCAGTATCGGTACTACTACCATCAGCAACAGCGTGGAAACTCTTCGAGAACGCAAGGAACGCTTGGCTCTCCTGACTTCCAGAATACCCGTTCCTCGACAGTCATTGCAATCTTACTCAAAAGCGATGGACTGTCCGACAGTCGTCTCGCCGCGATCGCCAAGCTCCCCATCAGCCTTGCAGCCTCCTTGCGAAGAAGATGTTGCCAAGCTTCTAGAGCGGTGTCAGAGGGTGGACCACTATGTGCCAGTGCGGGAAAAGCTCACTTTGTTTGAGTCTCTCTCGAGATTGGGCGGTCGCCTGGCCAGAAGCACGGAGGATCTCGGTCGAACGTCTTCCAAGCCCAGTCCCAGAGGCAAGCAGCGTGCCAGATCTCTTCACGATCTCAACCGGGGCGCCCGGGCGGTGCCCGTGAGAGAGATGTGTCGATTCTTCGAGGGCGATGTGGAGCAGGATGCCTGTCAAAAGGCGATGATGCTTGCCAAAACGAGATTCAGTGATCCACCTACGAAGAACACGTGGAAGGACCCATGTTCAAAGTATGAGGCACCTTGCATCAGCGCTTCTGcgagaaagaaacactatCCTAAGTAA